In Betta splendens chromosome 3, fBetSpl5.4, whole genome shotgun sequence, the genomic window GATACTTCAGCATACTGCATGGCACTTCCTCTATTTATGGTCATTGTTGAACTGAACTGAGTGTTGACATAACGGCATAAGTAAAGATGAAGTAAACACAATTCTTCCTCAGTTTCAAGATCAGCTGGAGACAGAATTACATAAACGTGGATCATTTCCAAAGTTGCGCTCTTTTCAGTTTCTGAATGACCTCATGTTTGTCTTAGCTTTAAACTGTAAACTCTTCCTGACATTGACTCAGCTGACGTTAGAAGCCGGTTTGTGCTTCTGTTTAAAGCGAAGTCTGCAGACTCAGTAATGGCTCGTGTTATGCAGTATTTACATTTCTAGATGAGACACAGAGACATAAAAGCACAGGCGCTCTACTTCTAACCCCATTACCAGCTGTAAGAAAACACGTTGTTGACCCAATTTCTACAGTTTCCTCAACTGTCAGTTTTACCCACCCGTCCAATGAGTTGCCCCAGGGTGATGTCATCATGCTCCAGAACCCACTTGTCCTGATGGGGATGAAAATGAGTAACGAGGTAAATcatgaaacatttgtttattatgtagAGTGGTGCAGCGCCGGTTGCTGCAGCGTAGACTGACATGCTGGAAAACTCATCCCATGAGCTGTGATTTCACAGAACACCGTACACATCTGTGAGCGTCCACATGTGGCTGTACCTTCAGCACAGGCTTCTTCAGCACTGCGTCGGACTTCTTGgtgatgtgctgctgtgacGACATGAGGTGCTGGACCAGCTGCGGGATGCTGTGGAAGCCTTCTCCATCCAGACGGTACAGACTCTACAGACGCAAACAGGagctttcacacaaacactctgaCACAACAAGGTTCCATTCTGCACGCTTATTCAGCTTATGCGACTCagagttttgttttcagttcagtAGCATGTGACGAACGCACATTTACAGGAAACTGGAAATGGTGCATGGACTTTTAGCATTAGCTTCGCCTTTCATTTCTACAACGCTGCACAGAGTTGACGTCCACTTACATCTGTGTTCTGGATGAGAAAATGTTTGCAGGCGCCGTCCCACTGCACAGAGAGCACATAACCGTGCTTCTCCTGACTCTTCCTCACCAGGAAGTCCCCATcactcttcagcagctgctggacctcCAGCCGGGGGATGGCCCCGTGGTACCAGTCCTGCTGCCCCACGGGGCGCTCCACGTCCTGCACTGCAGTGGGAACTGGAGCATcctgcagagaggagcagaatcTCTAAATCTGACGCGAGTGATGTAACAACAGGGAGCGATGAAGGATTTGAAGGTGGTTCTGCGGAGATTATAAGTGATACTTCAAAGAACAATCTGCCACGCTTTAAAGTCTGCCCACGCCGCCCTGCGTGCCTCCAGGGCAgcacagagagggggggggggggtccacgtTTGCACAGGCTGCACTGGAGGCCAAAAAATTACAGACGCTAAATATTGTTTGCCTAAAATGATCTTTTACAACACGCACATGGTCAAGATGCTCTTTGTGGCAGAGAGAAACTGAAAGGATGATAAAGCTGGGTCACTGTTTGACAAAATGATGAAACGAAAGGCGGCTGCCTGGGAGGGAAGCTGCAGCGGTGAAAGTAGGAACTTGGCCGACAAAGCCGGCCTCGACACGTCCCACGGCGCCTTCAGGGGCGCGAGGCCTCCAAGAAGGAGCGCGTGAGCGAGCGCGGCGGCCGGAGAGTCCGGCACGGATGATGAATTGTTTGTTGTGTGGTCGGAGGTTTGAGGGCACGGAGTTAAAGTGAAGAGCGAGAGGGTGATAGAGTGAGAAAAGGAGACGTCCTTCAACTTCAACAACTGGCGTTTGTGTGAAATAGTGCATCCTCCAACCATCACTGCTGTGATTGTGCTTGACCCACCTCGCATTTAGGTCGGAACAGGACACTCAGGTTGTTCCTCAATGCACCCATGTGGACTCTGGGAGAACTTTGGTCCTGAAAAAAGAACAACACTCCATCGTTAAAATGCAAAGATGCAACAAAAGCCTAAAAAGATATCTGTGATTTTATCAGTTCTGCTCCACAAGTAAAAGTTTTCCTGTGCTTTTACTAAACAACTGTTTCATCTTGTCGACAAGTAAATGAAGATGCCAACAAACACTGAGAAAACTGGAAAAACTGTGGCTAAAACATTCATAGTCGTGACATAATATTGAAGAACGACTCAGGCAGAAACCACAGACGAGTGTAAGTGATGAGGCCATATATCAATTCTGTGCAAAAACAAGTTCTTTGGGCCCGAGCTCTCGTCAGGAAGACTGAACCGTGGAAAAATGTTTCCGATTGGTTCTGTGAAAAACAGGCTCTGTGTTGTCTGAGCCAAGATGAAGAACACTCATTACAGGCCGCTGAGCGGCTGAAGTCCTGCATCCGGCAACGCTGAGCAAATGTTCCACCTACAAACCTGCAACAGTTCCTTCCCAAATGATCAATTACCCGGACGGCTGGTGATAAACGGGCCGCAGCTTTCTCTGTGGGCTGCGTCTCTGGACCGGCCAGTGAGGAGCTTATGGGTCCCACAGGGAGGATTTAATTGTTGCAGCAAGACACATATAAGTGAAGGAGAAAAACTAAAGAAATGTGAGCGTGAGCCATCAATAAATAAAGAGTTGTGGCCGCAGGAGCAGTTCACCTCAGCGCAGGTAGGAGGGATCGCCCAGGATCCACTGACCCACCATCAGCCAAGTCTGAGTCTCCAGAGcagcactgctgctgctacatgaAGAGCAGACTTCTTCAGAGGAATCAGGATGGAGACGCTCCCTGTAACACTGTGCTGGAGAACCACGCTCTGCCTCGACCAGTCGGGgtgaggaggcagcggagacacgcactcacacaggGAAGAGCTCTGCCCGGATGAGCCGAGGGCTTTAAAACAGAGCCCGGGCAGTGGCGCGCGAACAGGAACCAGGCCGGTACCACATCCCAGAGATCCTGAGGGAAATCCAGGAGGTCGGGGACACCTGGGACATCATGAGTAGTTGTTGCAGCAGATCTGAAGGCATTAAGGGCACTGGGCTCGCTTCTGATGAGGGGATGATCCAGAAGGCGTTCCACTTTCAGCATCGGAGCGAAGGATGCGGAAAAAGAGCCGAAAAGGGGTCCGGCCTGCAACTGGAGCATCCTGAGGTAGGAACGGTGTAATGTGTTCcctgagggagaggagcagggcTCCAGCGCGTGTCTAAAGACGGCCGTGGGCTCAACATGGGCAGATTATCAGCGTACGTAGGTCAATAAAGCCGCTAATTCTCTGGCGTCTCTGCTCCCCTGTTCGAAGGCTAAAGCGTGGCAGGATCACGTACGTGGCTGGTGTCCAGGTCCAGAGCGGGCGGCGGTTCTCTGGAGCCCAGccgctccagcttctccttcaggaCGCGCCTCTGCGCCTCCAGCCTGACCCTGGCCCCCTGggacagcgccacctgctgccgGCACTCCTCCAGCGCGTGCCTCTTGCTGAACTGGTAGACCCTGgacggagcgagagagagagagaacacggGTCGGCGTAACACAAGCCGTCACAGAACGCTTCGTCAGAATCTAGACAAGGGCGACGCGACCCGGGCCCAGCGGCgccggcagctctgcagctctgcagctgcacgcTGCTCATTGACCACTTGACCTTGTTAACGGCTCCGCCGCTCCCTCGGGGCTGGAACCCTTTAACACCTCCAGACAGCTTCATCAACCAAGACAAATGAGGGGATCAAGTTCCATAACGAGGCTGCGTTGACGCATTAGAATTCACAGGGCATTTACTTTATTAATTGCCGCCGTGAGGTCTCCATTTTCTGACCTCCCTCCCTGACCGTCTACATACATCAGCGTGACTGcttgaggctgctgctgtgaccgCTCACCTCTGGCCCTTTTTGACGCCGCCCTGCTCGGCCTCCAGCTCgaactccagctgctccaccgaGGTCTGCTGGGAGCCCAGCGTGCGCGCcaggtgcagcagctcctcctccaccgccgtcAGCCTGCGGAGGGCGGAGAGatgtggaaggaggagggaaggaggccaAGGGAAGGATGGGGAAGCGGTCGAGGCCGCGCTCTCACTTGTGCTGGATGGTCTCTAGCGTGAGGTcgttcagctccagctctctgggcttcagctgctcggtgtcctccagcaggctgcagtCAAAGGCTGCACAGGCAGGTGTGTCCCCCAcagacctcacacacacacacacacacacacacttaatgcaTCCCTGCTCGCCTGCACCGCCGCTGGGGAGCGCAGGGCCTGCGTCTACCTGTTCTGGTGGATGAAGCTCTCGTACTCCCTGCAGGGATCGATGGCGGTGATGGCGGAGGACATCTCCCTGTGAATGCGCACCACCTCGTGGTGCAGGAGCGTGGAGATGTCGAAGTACTCCTGCAGGATCTCCTTCCTGGGGGAGCGGTGAGAAAACAGAGTCGAGCCTACAGTACCTACGGTAACAGCTTCCAGGCTGAAGACCTGCAATCACGCCGTTTTGCAAACGGTGCTCAGGCAGCGTGTGACGTCTAGGATCTGACAGCCGGCTGTCAAATATTTAATGCACCGAGCGCCCGAGTTCAGAGGCTCCAACCACCGTTTTGCTCCTCGCCTCTCGTCTTTGACGCCTTTCAATTTTCCCCCACCGCGCGCCTTCAGAAGGGGAACGCGTTCTTATGGACGAGGGCATGAATAGAATGGATGAGAACATGAATAGAATAGATGAGAACATGAATAGAAAAGATGAGAACATGAATAGAATAGATGAGAACATGAATAGAATGGATGAGAACATGAATAGAATCAGGCACCGACATCACAGTCTGACAGTAGATGTAGATTAACAGCGGCTTCAATAGAAACGGCCAGTATCTCGTTCTcgcccaccccccacccacacacccacacacccacacacacacactcacagtatgagcagcatctcctgctgcagcgcctgcagcgctCCCAGCAGCCCCGGCTGGATGTGGCTGTAGTGGTGCTGATGGTAGACCTGCGCCGCCTGCACAGACAGGACGTAGTCGTTGTGCAGCTCGTGGAGCTTCATCACAGCCTTCACGTAGCGCTCTTTGGCCTTGTCCTTGTCCCGGTCTGCGCAGACACACGCTCTTTACACCAACGCGCCTCCGCGCGTCGCGCCGGAACACGTTCTTTTTGGTAAAAGCGGCGAGCGGCGCCAGCGCTGCCCACCTTTCGCGGCCTCGTGGAACTTCCTCTTGGCCTGAGCCACGTCTCGCGCCGCCTGCTTGAAGCCGGTCTTCAGCCTCTCCAGCTCCGTCTGCGTCACCTGAAAGCAGCGCAGACGCGCGGTAGCATGTGGTGCGAGGGACCCGCGTGAGCAGCGAGCGGCAGGAAGTGGACAGAAGCAGGTGTGTCTCAGTGCAGAGAAGCCGACGCACTATATGAGGAAATGATCTGACCTTTACTATGAAGCTGGTGGCAAAACTTGAGAAAACCACCTGATAACATCTCCCCATACGAAAGAGAAAGAACATTAAAATCAGGGAACTGCAGTAAAAGCTGTAAAATGTAACATGGAGGTAGACGCCAGTTCGTGAGAacactgaaatataaatatttgactACGTTCCTGATTATGAGGCTCATCTACACATACGTAAAGATAAAGCACCGGCCAAAAATAGTTTTAAGAAGCAAcaacttctgttttttttattattaggcCATAAGTACAGATTAAACAGCAAAGGCCTCCATCCACATCCGTCCCGGTACTAATTAGGAGTTTCTATGTGTTCACTTTCTATCAACTTGGAGGTCAAAGGAGGTCAGTGAAGCGGCAGCAGCACTGCATGCACCTGAGAGCGAGGTCCGACCACAGCAGAAGTCACACACCTTGGCGAGTTCCTGTTTCAGAAGGTTCCACTGCTCCGCGTAGCTCTtgcggagctgctgcttgtctctGATGAGCAGCGTCAGCTTGCTGACGGGGCCGTCCAGCAGGTCCTCGGAGCTCTTCTTCATCAGCTGACTGAGCGAGTCGGTCTGCGAGACCAGCACGCCCCACGACTGGACGCGGGTCCGGCCGCGGGCACAGTTTTAATGGGGTTATACGGAAACGGGGGCGAGTGTTGGTGAAAAGGACATTGATTTCAGAGTAATGAGAACAAACTGCTGCATGAGCtcaggatcatcatcatcatcacaaccCGGGGGCTCGGCAAATTAACACTATTAACACCATCCTGTCATCTGACGGGGCAAAAGGATTTGAATTCACTTCTAAAAGGTTGTTTACGTTGCATTTATATTTCTATGCACTTCATTTAATTCTCTAAATTCCATTTTGTAAGTCCGAAGTTGCCAAAAGCATGTATCACAGCTCTAGGTTCAGCATATCTGTGTCTGAGAGGCGTCAGAGGCCGCTCGTCCGCCCGCGCCTCGCAGCGGGACCTCACCTTGTGCAGCTGGCTGATGTAGTCGGCACCGGCCCCGGGCGGGGGTCGGTCCAGCTTGTCGGCGATGGCCGCCATGTGGTGCAGCTGCGCGGAGAACTCGCGCTCGCTCTTGGCCCGCTGACCCATCCACTTCTTCATGACCTCCATCAGGTGCAGCTCCGAGTCCAGCAGCCGCAGGAGCGCCGCGTGCGCCTGCGGACACGTCAGGTCCTCCCCGAAGCCCATGGCGGAGCGGCGAGAAGGTGATGCAGAGCCGGAGGTCCGACACGAGCGCGCGAGGGAGCGCGGGCGAGGCCGAGCGGCGGCGAGACAccgacggtgtgtgtgtgtgagtgtgagtgtgtgtgtgagagcgctTTCACTTCCCTGTGAGCGAACACAAGAAAGTACAGACGCTCACGTCAGGCAGCActtccttgtgtttgtttgcggtTACTTTTGTTggcaacaaaaaagaaatttCATGCCGGATTTTTTACGAAGAATGAACTTCCGTTTTCTTTGGGTTCATTAATGCTTCTACTGTACAAACTCGGTGCGTTCAGTGCGTTTGGCTGTTTGCAGAACGAATGCAGGTGGAGCTAAAAGGTGATCTGAAAGTGTGATCTCACGCAGCCGGACTTAAAATACTGCAGGGGCCGAAGACGCTGCTCACGCGCTCCTTCCCGCAACGAACAATGTGCCAAAACTCGTTTTACGGCTATTCTCAGCCTGAAAGCACAAACCGCCGCAGAGGTCTCTTGCATCTCAGCCGTTATCTCACATTTACCATCGCTGTGCAACCGACGCGTCTTCGAACACTGCGCTCGTGCAGGACGGAGAGAAGGGACAGGAACAGCAAAGGCCACGCAGCAGACCgcagaggaaacagcagctgcacatgtGGCTGAGGACTCCATCGGTCAACTGAGCATCCGCGAACCAGTCCACACGCATTCATTAATGTGCTCAAATGCATATTTATGATAATACATATTATAATCCATTAATGACAAATATTAAACCAGTTTAACTAACTCATTGTTGCCACTGAGGaataaattagcattttattcAGTTATGGTTATGAAAAGACAACTGAGGTACTTAcacaatttttatattttaaatttgtCTACATTTATGACTAAGGTATGACTTTGATGTTTGAACTAGTAGCTCATTCATAATGCTGAATCATCATGGTATCAGTTCTTCGGAGCCATTCCACTGAGTCACATCAGCAAATATGTGCATGCCCGTATGTAAAAAGCACTCAAGCGAATAACACTTTTAAATTTGCATAGATCTTTATTTTAGTAGAATCTATAATTGAcatcaattaaataaaaaggagaaaaaacaagAGCAAAAACGATCTTTAAATTACAAGAAAATTACACTGCACCAATCAAATAGTACAAAAATAGGCCTTATTTTAGAGTTATGTCCCATGTACGATATTCATTCTTGTATATTACTTGCAGGTCACATATCTGTAAGGTACTGTGTGCAGCCACAGGCCCGAAAACCACACGTGGAGGCGTGGGAGCGGCGGCTCCACTCGCCGCTCCCGCGCCACCGAGCGTTTCATTTAAACTAGACTGTAGCGagcatgtgcacacacgcacgcacgcagatcCGATACAGCCCTTAAGTTAATGGAAATGAGTTACAttctacctcctcctccctgtcctcaaAAAGGCAGAGACGACGCAGCGACGAAAGGGGGGGTGGAGGCGCTGCGACGACCTGAAAGCAACCCAACGCTGAACACACAGCATAAACATGATTGTCTTTGGTTATGCCAAAGATATTGCTCCTATTAACTCCATCTAGCATCCCGCCGGTCGCTTCCTAAGGCAGGACTGAAGCAGGCTCCATGTGAACTTAACCAGCGGCCTCCTGCGCCCCAGAGAGGCCGCTCACATTGTAATCGAAGGAGACAGTTTGCAACCTGCACAATTTGGGTAGCTTCTCCGCTACCGTCCACCGTAGACGGCTTCACGATTTAGTGCCAGTGAAGTGTTTGCCTTGGAAATCAGAGGTACCTTCTGGCACAGTTCGTTTTTTTTAGTGTGTACTTTCCATCACGTTCTCGCAGCGAAGGGAGTGACCGGGCTGCTAATGGGTTTCAGCAGCTCCCCGTGCTTCCGAAGCTCGAGCTACTTAATGCTGTCTGCATTCATGATTCAACTAAACGCTGAACACTTGGATGCACACGGATCCAAGTTCCCACAACTTTAAAGTCCTCTGACTTCATCAGGCTGTAGTGAATACAACATCGAGCGGGGATGAATAAACCATAACGGGCGGACACTCGGGGCCAGACACGAAATGTGAAAAACCCCAAACGTTTTCACTTTAGCAGAAACCGTTCCTTGAGGACGCCGCGCAAGAATTAGCAGAATATATTGGATGAAGGAGTCTCCGGACTAAATGCTCACATTTACAAACTAAATATTTGGATTTTATTGATTCAATAAAAGAAAACTCATGCAGAGCTGAGGGGAGAAGTTTATGAAAGAAGTTCCACCACCTTATCCTTTTATCTGGTTTACTTTATGTACTTTACACCAAGCTGAGAAGTCAATAGGATTTTGTGGCGGAAGTTTGAGGCTGtagttattacatttttaaatgagCATCCTCCTTGAAGTGGGGCTAATCAGAGCCTAAATGGCAGTAGGCATTAAAAGCCAGGCAGCTCGTGCTCGTTATTCTGCCACATTAGCTTTGTTCCCTTTCGAGGGCATTTTCTCTCAATTCACATCCTCGGGTCGGCTTCCAATCCAGTTTAGTGCTTCCTGGCAAAAACTCATCACAATAAGCCAAATGTGCTACACCTGCACCGACCATCTGAGATGAATTAGGCTTCCTGGCTCAGGGTTGGTCTGGGAGGATGCATCCCTATcgcctccttcatcctcctgaACAGGATTCTTGGCAGAACTCTTATCCTCTGTAGTTTTTAGAtcttttgtctctttgtctttgGAAGGCGCGTCCTAGAATTACACTCACATTTTTCTTGTTTCATATTTATGAACCACAGGTGGTTCAATTAGTTTAATTTGTGTTGCATGCATGTCCCACCGTAATAACTAGTAAATTGTTTGATTGTCAGCGACGTTACGCATTCGTGTCCAAACCCCAAATGGAGCCACTCGAGTCGAGTGTGAGAGGTGAGGATTTCGAAGACTTACGGGAGGATCTGTATTCCCCTTTTCCATTTTCAACACCTGAATTAAAATGGTGTTAATAGCTTTTGGGAGAGAATGTTGCTTTCCACCTTTAGAGTTGCACATGAATGCATTTTGATGCCTCTCCTTCTAAACCTTCCCCACATCTGACCTACATAGAATTTGACCTCTAATCATTTACCAGCTCCTCTAACAGCGCTCGAAACCTTGCTGAATGATACGAGAGGTAGATAAAGAGCATGAGCAGCTGCAGTTATGTATGCATGTCATCGCTATGACAACCTCTCAGCAAGCGTCGCTGTTTTTGTGctggaaatgaataaaataatcattttaacatagtaaaaaaaaaggagatcaATGGAATCCAAATGGCTACACTGGATTAAATCACGAGATGCACATTTTACATCATAGCCAGCCCAGGAGAGAAATCACTTTAAAACTATTTCCCCTAAAGGTATCATTAAAACCTCTCCGAATAAATAGTGTGCTGCAGAATGATTCAGAATATAATTAATTGGCAAGTAGAAGAAGAGATAATCTGAAATTCAGATTAGATTGAAGACTGCGGGGTACAGGAGGTGCAGATGAGAATTTCGAAACGATATTCAAGAAGAGAGCAGAGACTGATAGACAGAGGGGGAAAGGAAACCCTCACTTCAGATAAACATTTCTCAGCATCATGTGTGATGAACGGACGAACCAacgaacacacgcacaccaacATTCAGTCATTATGATATAAGGCGAGAGTAACGCGTGTTTGAAGTGCTAATGTGCTCTGACAAAAAGGAAAGCTTTGATGGATCGCTGCTGCCCTGTCgtaaaaatcaatcaaaggTAACCCGGCACCTGCCAGCTGCTTTTGGAAGCTCTTGTGCTGGAGTCACATATTGTTCTTGGTCCCATCAGCGCCTCGATTGCTTCACTCCGAGTCCCCGGACGGGAGGAACCCTGCACACACAAATTAAACACCTCCAGGATGTCGCCAACGGAGCCCCGGGTTGATGGAGTAACCGGTCTCTGCTGTGTCTGagggtttttccttttttttaatttgtactGTTTCTGATGCACTTCCATGTGATGGCTGGAAAGTTATGAGCGCAGGACAATTTATTGTTTTCAAACCGGAGTAACTTGAGTCCATGGCGAATCCCAGAAGGCCGGTGGAAGCTTTGCTAGTTGTGTGagtcacagtttgtttttgccagagctgagacagatctcTGCAGATTGTGTGTACAATAGGAGAACTAAAGCCCCTCTCACATGTAGAACGATAACAATACGGATCAAGGGAATGACTGCATGAATAATGGATCCGGCTCCAAGTCAATACGACTGCTGTCTCACTATAAAGCAAAGGTGACAATAAAGTCTGGACTTCACCACTGGTTTAAAACTGCACTTTAAACGTGGAGCTTTTCTGAGCAGGGTCTGGATTTCATGCCTCAGTATGTCATGTTTTATTATCATCTTTCTGTTAGAGCACTAAATGTGACAGggccagctccagcttctctaTAAAGGGCACTACACTGTTCACAGAAAATTACATGCTCACATTCATGGACTCATTCatacagacgcacgcacgcacgcacgcacgcacggacgcacgcacgcacgcacgcacacacaatctCATCTGGCTACTGCACTGAGactgatggaaagaaaaaaagggaggaagaaagCAAATAATAATCATTTGTTTACTGTAACAAAAAGGAGCTGGAGGGGAAAATGGactctgcacagacagacactgttaGCAATTGAGGgcaaaaggagggagagagacggtTTAATAGAAAAGCGCCCAAGTGTGAACACAACAGAGCTGGGGTCATCTCGAGCTCTGAGAGACAGCAGCTTCCCATCAGGTCGACCACAGCGGAGTGGAAGACAAGAGCCAGAAGCAGAATGAAAACCCAGTAacgcagaggaggaaaaaaggatgAGATGAAAAACCAGAAAAGGCTGTGAAAGGTCAGTTACCACAGCTCCGAATTATCCGACAAATGGGGAGGAGAGGCTTCTGAAagcaggacaggaggaggatgtgtggGAGGCATTAAAGAGCactttgtgttttaataaaggcTGTCCTCTCATTTTGGGTGTCAAACTCTTCGTTGTCGGAGTCTGTATTTACCCCGTCATCCCCCCACACTGTCGGGATGCCACGGTACGACACCACCCTACTGCCCCTGAGGCCGAAGCCGCCTCCCAGACCGCCGCCGGCCTCCAGAGACGGCAGCTTGATGAGCGCACCTgaacgcagctgcagcagcaggaagatgccGCCGAAAGCAGCGATGATGCCCATGCAGCTGAGCACGGCGATGGTGATGGGCAGCTGGGAGCTGGGATGGAGCTGGCCCAGGCCCGCCGCGAACCTGTCGGGGGACTCCCGCATGTTGGGATTAAGGTGCAGGCAGGAGCCGGACACGGGGTCCAGGGAGCTGTGAGTGGGGCAGGAGAGGCAGGCTTgggagctgaggctgctgcaggtcaggcaGGGCGAGGGGCAGGGCAGGCAGGCTGGGACGGAAGATGGCGTTATGGAGTTTCCCACTGTGTAGTTGAGTGGCTGGGAGCCCACGGCGAAGCCTGCTGGGCAGTGATTCACGCAGCCCTGCTTATAGAGGTAGTAGCCGGCGTTGCACTCTGCAACAAAGAGGAGAAACCCGGTCAAACAGCTGCACACGATTCTTAGAATATGTgctcatttgaaaaaaaagcgCCCAGAAGTGAGTCTGTGCCCACAAGCACAGTTAACAAGGCGAAGCATGTTGTTTACAgcatttctgtatgttttgcTTCAAggtcattttcatttcaaatggCCATTTCCATCTTTCCTAGTGCTGCTTTGCATATTAAAAGAATCTGTTAACAAAACTTATATGCTGAGTGCAGCATGTTTTAGCCAATGGGCCCATTTACATGtgctgcaggtccagatgcaCACAACTGCTTATAAAGGCAATTTGAAAACTTTGGGTGCTCAAGCTTCCAGGGGCgataacaaaaaagaa contains:
- the fes gene encoding tyrosine-protein kinase Fes/Fps isoform X2: MFFLFRMGRCYQVVFSSFATSFIVKVTQTELERLKTGFKQAARDVAQAKRKFHEAAKDRDKDKAKERYVKAVMKLHELHNDYVLSVQAAQVYHQHHYSHIQPGLLGALQALQQEMLLILKEILQEYFDISTLLHHEVVRIHREMSSAITAIDPCREYESFIHQNRSVGDTPACAAFDCSLLEDTEQLKPRELELNDLTLETIQHKLTAVEEELLHLARTLGSQQTSVEQLEFELEAEQGGVKKGQRVYQFSKRHALEECRQQVALSQGARVRLEAQRRVLKEKLERLGSREPPPALDLDTSHDQSSPRVHMGALRNNLSVLFRPKCEDAPVPTAVQDVERPVGQQDWYHGAIPRLEVQQLLKSDGDFLVRKSQEKHGYVLSVQWDGACKHFLIQNTDSLYRLDGEGFHSIPQLVQHLMSSQQHITKKSDAVLKKPVLKDKWVLEHDDITLGQLIGRGNFGEVYSGSLRSHNCPVAVKTCKENLAPEHKSKFLMEARILKQYDHPNIVRLIGVCTQKQPIYIIMELVSGGDFLTFLRHEGPNLKPKTLVKMTENIAAGMEYLESKKCIHRDLAARNCLVAEQNVVKISDFGMSRQQDDGVYSAEGGLRQIPVKWTAPEALNYGRYTTESDVWSFGILLWETFSLGMTPYTSMGNQQTREEVDKGYRMPAPHGCPVEISRLMNSCWQYEPRNRPSFKKLRVELSAIYKKII
- the fes gene encoding tyrosine-protein kinase Fes/Fps isoform X1 yields the protein MGFGEDLTCPQAHAALLRLLDSELHLMEVMKKWMGQRAKSEREFSAQLHHMAAIADKLDRPPPGAGADYISQLHKSWGVLVSQTDSLSQLMKKSSEDLLDGPVSKLTLLIRDKQQLRKSYAEQWNLLKQELAKVTQTELERLKTGFKQAARDVAQAKRKFHEAAKDRDKDKAKERYVKAVMKLHELHNDYVLSVQAAQVYHQHHYSHIQPGLLGALQALQQEMLLILKEILQEYFDISTLLHHEVVRIHREMSSAITAIDPCREYESFIHQNRSVGDTPACAAFDCSLLEDTEQLKPRELELNDLTLETIQHKLTAVEEELLHLARTLGSQQTSVEQLEFELEAEQGGVKKGQRVYQFSKRHALEECRQQVALSQGARVRLEAQRRVLKEKLERLGSREPPPALDLDTSHDQSSPRVHMGALRNNLSVLFRPKCEDAPVPTAVQDVERPVGQQDWYHGAIPRLEVQQLLKSDGDFLVRKSQEKHGYVLSVQWDGACKHFLIQNTDSLYRLDGEGFHSIPQLVQHLMSSQQHITKKSDAVLKKPVLKDKWVLEHDDITLGQLIGRGNFGEVYSGSLRSHNCPVAVKTCKENLAPEHKSKFLMEARILKQYDHPNIVRLIGVCTQKQPIYIIMELVSGGDFLTFLRHEGPNLKPKTLVKMTENIAAGMEYLESKKCIHRDLAARNCLVAEQNVVKISDFGMSRQQDDGVYSAEGGLRQIPVKWTAPEALNYGRYTTESDVWSFGILLWETFSLGMTPYTSMGNQQTREEVDKGYRMPAPHGCPVEISRLMNSCWQYEPRNRPSFKKLRVELSAIYKKII